A genomic stretch from Erigeron canadensis isolate Cc75 chromosome 9, C_canadensis_v1, whole genome shotgun sequence includes:
- the LOC122580866 gene encoding mitochondrial pyruvate carrier 4: MATSKLQALWNHPAGPKTIHFWAPTFKWGISIANIADFAKPPEKLSYPQQFAVTATGVIWSRYSMVITPKNWNLFSVNVAMAGTGLYQLSRKIRYDYFNEEKTAAIKE, translated from the exons atggCGACATCGAAGCTACAAGCTCTATGGAACCACCCTGCTGGCCCCAAAACTA TTCATTTCTGGGCTCCAACTTTTAAGTGGGGAATTAGCATAGCTAATATTGCAGATTTTGCTAAGCCACCGGAGAAACTTTCATACCCTCAACAATTTG CTGTCACCGCCACTGGGGTTATCTGGTCTCGCTACAGTATGGTAATTACCCCG AAAAACTGGAACCTCTTTAGTGTAAACGTTGCAATGGCTGGAACAGGATTGTATCAACTCTCCAGAAAAATCCG GTACGATTATTTTAACGAAGAGAAGACTGCTGCTATAAAGGAATAA
- the LOC122583197 gene encoding uncharacterized protein LOC122583197 — protein MNDPLHVASSDHPGMALTTIAFNGSNFHGRSRTVKMALGAKLKLGFITAFLYATSAFELWKEINERHGQSNGPLIYHLERELSSISQGSLSIAAYFNKLKKCWDELHNLNDIPSCTCGKMAECTCKLVEKFLAIESRSRLVQFLMKLNNDYESVRNQILAMDPLPNVKKAYCIIQQVEKQKQVTHHVPDPTAFFAKMGNNKGGKKTGKSIHSDFRPEMKQNCTYCGEDGHSFDQCFERIRYPDRYKGKKGKKGKKGGFKMAAQVTTGYEGETPFDLPFENEISAGNAGLDPKLINAMYQEVFKMFKEKSVQDNGTPSTSAGHTCISCYVTSFALTSVGNKTILTIEWIIDTGASNHMTSHFHLFISTRQLKTHILVHLPNSKTIPVYTVGQVKLSESLTLEDVLYVPEFEFSLLSVGKLLVTQGTELWLLEKTKPKFVRSGNGTELVNKEYSAYFKAQGIIHQRSMAYTPQQNGVVERKHRHLIETARAIKMHVDLPIRFWGDCVLVATYLINRMTMQYLSWKTPFEILHGVKPTYEYLRTTGCLCYATNTRPHKDKFGPRGVKCILLGYPPAQRGYRLYNLDTAEVFHSRDVVFEENIFPFKQRKNGHSNFQIVTSISVGNGADDIQDFITQLNSRASNDHSDRQSLHSDNEVIENHFFGNNIPENNTSDSGISPEVISNNREITTQLVGDNIVQTRRSTKNKTTPAWLQDFVVSISKYSNCSTTYPLFTQNDFQRIPHDHVAFLAKVFTRA, from the exons ATGaatgatcctttgcatgtagcAAGTTCGGATCATCCAGGTATGGCACTCACTACTATTGCCTTTAATGGAAGTAATTTTCATGGCCGGAGTAGAACTGTAAAAATGGCTTTAGGTGCCAAATTGAAATTAGGTTTTATTACTG CTTTCTTGTATGCTACTTCTGCCTTTGAATTGTGGAAAGAAATCAATGAGAGGCATGGGCAGAGTAATGGTCCATTGATATATCATTTGGAAAGGGAACTTAGCAGTATTAGTCAGGGTAGTTTAAGCATTGCAGCCTATTTTAACAAATTGAAGAAGTGTTGGGATGAACTTCACAATTTAAATGATATTCCTTCTTGTACTTGTGGTAAAATGGCTGAGTGCACTTGTAAGTTGGTTGAGAAGTTTCTAGCTATAGAAAGTAGGTCAAGATTGGTTCAATTTCTAATGAAACTCAATAATGACTATGAGTCTGTCAGAAACCAGATTCTTGCAATGGATCCTTTGCCTAATGTGAAAAAAGCTTACTGTATAATACAACAAGTTGAAAAGCAGAAGCAAGTTACCCATCATGTGCCAGATCCAACTGCTTTCTTTGCTAAAATGGGTAATAATAAGGGAGGAAAGAAGACTGGGAAGAGTATTCATAGTGATTTTAGGCCAGAAATGAAACAGAATTGCACATATTGTGGTGAAGATGGTCATTCTTTTGATCAGTGTTTTGAGAGAATTAGGTATCCGGACAGGTATAaaggaaagaaaggaaagaaaggaaagaaaggAGGTTTTAAGATGGCCGCACAAGTGACTACTGGTTATGAGGGTGAAACTCCTTTTGATTTACCTTTTGAAAATGAGATTTCTGCAGGAAATGCAGGATTGGATCCAAAATTGATCAATGCTATGTATCAAGAAGTGTTCAAAATGTTTAAGGAGAAAAGTGTGCAGGATAATGGTACTCCAAGTACTTCTGCTGGTCATACATGTATATCCTGTTATGTCACATCTTTTGCATTAACTTCTGTGGGAAATAAGACTATTTTAACAATAGAATGGATAATTGACACTGGTGCTTCAAATCATATGACCTCTCATTTTCATCTCTttatttccacaagacaacttaAAACTCATATTCTTGTTCATTTACCTAATAGTAAAACTATTCCTGTCTATACTGTGGGTCAAGTCAAACTGTCTGAGTCACTCACTCTTGAAGATGTCCTTTATGTCCCAGAGTTTGAGTTTAGCCTATTATCTGTGGGAAAATTGTTGGTTACTCAAGGAACAGAATTGTGGCTATTGGAAAAG ACAAAACCAAAATTTGTAAGATCTGGCAATGGTACTGAATTGGTTAATAAGGAGTATTCTGCATATTTTAAGGCACAGGGTATTATACATCAAAGGTCTATGGCTTATACACCCCAACAAAATGGAGTGGTGGAAAGAAAACATAGGCATTTGATAGAAACAGCTAGAGCTATTAAGATGCATGTTGACTTGCCTATAAGGTTTTGGGGAGATTGTGTATTGGTTGCAACATACCTTATTAATAGAATGACTATGCAGTATTTGTCTTGGAAAACACCTTTTGAGATTCTTCATGGTGTTAAACCCACATATGAGTATTTGAGGACTACTGGTTGTCTGTGTTATGCTACAAATACTAGGCCACATAAAGATAAATTTGGACCTAGAGGTGTTAAGTGTATCTTGTTAGGATATCCACCTGCTCAAAGAGGGTATAGGTTGTATAATCTTGATACTGCAGAGGTCTTCCATAGTAGAGATGTGGTGTTTGAAGAgaatatttttccttttaagcAAAGGAAGAATGGTCATTCTAATTTTCAGATTGTGACATCTATTTCAGTAGGAAATGGTGCAGATGACATTCAAGATTTTATTACTCAATTGAATTCACGGGCATCTAATGATCATAGTGATAGACAATCACTGCATTCTGACAATGAGGTTatagaaaatcatttttttgGTAATAATATACCAGAAAATAATACTAGTGATAGTGGAATAAGTCCGGAGGTAATTTCTAATAATAGAGAAATTACAACTCAATTGGTGGGTGATAATATTGTTCAAACCAGAAGATcaaccaaaaataaaaccacTCCAGCTTGGTTGCAGGACTTTGTAGTTAgtatttcaaaatattctaaTTGCAGTACTACTTATCCCTTGTTCACTCAAAATGATTTCCAGAGAATACCTCATGATCATGTTGCCTTTCTTGCTAAAGTTTTTACTAGAGCATAA
- the LOC122582502 gene encoding pentatricopeptide repeat-containing protein At5g64320, mitochondrial, which translates to MLKRSNLSTTHVLKTLNSLRKPLSYPLCTSQGNGSGKNVTESGSEPETDWVRLLKPFDIEQLRESLNKITPLQLQKLLKLPLDVSTSHKLFNWAKTQKGYCHTFDVYYTLIDKVGAAGEFKAIDRLLMQMKEEEIVFQETLFVMIMRHYQKADLPGQATRLLLEMTAVFLCQPSFKSYNTVLDILVEGNCPKVASNVFYEMLHKGIAPDVFSFAIVMKALCSVNEVDSACSLLRDMTKHGCVPNAIVYQTLMHALCQGDRVDEALKLLEQMILMGCTPDVETFNDVIHGLCRANRIHEAAKLVDRMLLRGFTPNSLTYGFLIHGLCRLSQVQEAKVLLSKVPEPNNVMFNMLINGYVMKGQFDEAKAIINDSMMYNGCQPDIHTYNTLIRGLCKNERLVSARDLMRQMTLKGCEPDVITYSTLIDGFCKRNRLEEASEVMYEMSQMGLSLNTVGYNSIIHALCKVGNVPEALNMFRDMCTQGCKPDIFTFNSLIFGLCDIDEVENALKMFQDMVLEGVIPDIVTFNTLIHAFLRKGAIHEAFKLVNEMLLRGCPLDEITYNGLIKALCRDGAVEKAWALFEEMADKGLNPSTVSCNLLISGLCKTGKVQRAFDFMRDMMHLGMTPDIVTYNTLINGLCKVGNVHEAIKLFDNLQLKGMNPDVITYNTLIYSYCKESMFVEAYMLLNKGVAKGFVPNDVTWYILVSSCVKEVDEL; encoded by the coding sequence ATGCTGAAAAGATCAAATCTTTCAACAACCCATGTGCTcaaaactttaaattcgttACGCAAACCATTatcatatcctttatgtacttcaCAAGGCAATGGTTCAGGTAAAAATGTTACTGAAAGTGGTTCTGAGCCTGAAACAGACTGGGTGAGATTGCTCAAACCTTTTGATATTGAACAGCTCAGGGAATCGCTCAATAAAATTACTCCGCTTCAGCTTCAGAAGTTGCTTAAACTTCCACTTGACGTTTCAACCtcacataagttattcaattGGGCGAAAACCCAAAAAGGCTATTGTCATACTTTTGATGTATATTATACTTTAATTGATAAAGTTGGTGCTGCCGGAGAGTTTAAGGCCATTGATAGATTATTAATGCAGATGAAAGAAGAGGAGATAGTTTTTCAAGAAACTCTCTTTGTCATGATCATGAGGCATTACCAAAAAGCTGATTTACCTGGTCAAGCCACCAGATTGCTATTGGAAATGACGGCTGTTTTTTTGTGCCAGCCAAGTTTCAAATCGTACAATACTGTGTTGGATATATTGGTTGAAGGAAACTGTCCCAAAGTTGCCTCCAATGTGTTTTATGAAATGCTTCATAAAGGCATTGCTCCTGATGTTTTTAGTTTTGCCATTGTGATGAAAGCCCTTTGTTCTGTTAATGAAGTCGATTCCGCTTGTTCACTCTTAAGAGACATGACGAAGCATGGATGTGTACCAAATGCTATAGTTTACCAGACTCTAATGCATGCGTTGTGTCAGGGGGATAGAGTGGATGAAGCGTTGAAACTTTTGGAGCAGATGATACTGATGGGATGTACACCTGATGTCGAGACCTTTAATGATGTTATCCATGGACTTTGCAGGGCGAACCGAATTCATGAGGCTGCAAAATTGGTTGATAGGATGCTTCTTCGTGGTTTCACTCCAAATTCCTTAACTTATGGGTTTCTCATCCATGGCTTGTGTCGATTGAGCCAAGTTCAGGAAGCCAAGGTTCTTCTTAGCAAAGTGCCTGAACCGAACAACGTCATGTTTAATATGTTGATAAATGGTTATGTGATGAAAGGTCAATTTGATGAAGCTAAAGCTATTATTAATGATAGCATGATGTATAATGGCTGCCAGCCTGATATTCATACATATAATACACTCATTCGTGGTCTTTGCAAAAATGAGCGTTTGGTTTCGGCTCGTGATTTGATGAGACAAATGACTTTGAAAGGCTGTGAGCCTGACGTCATTACTTACTCGACTTTAATTGATGGGTTTTGTAAGAGAAACAGATTAGAGGAAGCTAGTGAAGTCATGTATGAAATGTCTCAAATGGGTCTTAGTTTAAACACAGTGGGATACAATTCCATCATACATGCTTTATGTAAGGTTGGGAACGTCCCAGAAGCTCTAAACATGTTTCGTGACATGTGTACCCAAGGATGTAAACCTGacattttcacttttaattCACTAATCTTTGGGCTGTGTGACATTGACGAGGTAGAAAATGCTTTGAAAATGTTCCAAGATATGGTGTTGGAGGGTGTCATCCCTGATATTGTAACTTTCAACACTTTGATTCACGCTTTTCTGAGAAAAGGTGCCATTCATGaagcttttaaacttgtaaatGAAATGCTACTTAGGGGATGTCCGCTTGATGAAATCACATATAACGGGTTAATAAAGGCATTATGTAGAGATGGCGCTGTTGAGAAGGCATGGGCACTGTTTGAGGAGATGGCGGATAAGGGTTTGAACCCGAGTACAGTTTCATGTAATCTTTTGATCAGCGGTTTGTGCAAAACTGGTAAAGTCCAACGAGCGTTTGATTTCATGAGGGATATGATGCACTTAGGGATGACTCCTGATATTGTTACatataacactttgattaatGGGTTGTGCAAAGTGGGTAATGTTCATGAAGCCATAAAGCTGTTTGATAACTTGCAGCTTAAAGGTATGAATCCTGATGTGATTACTTATAATACTTTGATATATTCGTATTGTAAAGAAAGCATGTTTGTTGAAGCGTATATGCTCCTAAATAAAGGTGTTGCTAAAGGCTTTGTACCAAATGACGTAACATGGTATATATTGGTTTCCAGTTGCGTTAAAGAGGTTGATGAGTTATAG
- the LOC122583196 gene encoding calcium-transporting ATPase 12, plasma membrane-type-like, whose protein sequence is MQEGVDAKDLEMQLLTPSPVSSDGGGSARQILHRAILVVTYAQIFLAGTNYHGRSPSKSLVTTDDENATIDQEKGEADSTSAAQPTPLLKVVNNTQHGRKQIRTITDVLRSTLLFKAHGTTEASDDVHHEKSGATESKSEVVQASNGLASLPEHHIDIEQLQSSNNKTILEIVRKKNLNTLQEFGGLRGVAVALGTDLEKGIIENDVIDSRLQTSCLSPVPTHTIFHFVWAELLNKTVLLLVFVVALSLLVGIYEEGPENGWYDSVVVLIAVVLLVFFGSIRKYWQERRAHKKLRSTEVSMRRVWVIRGGERKHICESKLVYGDVVLLHNGCQVPGDGLFICGQALELDYGSECCLINEQNPFLSYGERVINGEAQMVVTSTFTDTEWSEMMNKVTDSKTKSKLESHLNKLNTCMHYTGLIIGIIIFVVLFFRFIAGKMDDENGYKLESMAEPTRVGTFANKFKKIIKESKYTTRSLTKLLSVLLVGLTEGVPFVVSLAIYYWNDKALCGKATEQNSQGLAKMASVTTICTDVFGDFSEDEMEVEKLFVAGQFISDCTTLSPNLVETICDGIGLANEESCLHWAKHKLIFNKERVMSRIDATEDMEVCHLNGSVNEILSKCTYYYNFQGEKVLMSDEDKEYFDRANEIMLRNQLKTTAFACKNTPDADNLVVIALLGLRNKNMEATKADVKAFIDCEIKTVIMSSKKVPVLENIAQQCGVIDSDSNDLVITGEEFRNYTNEERIDKVDKICVLGEATPSDKLLFVETLREKGEVVAFLGQRTDEAPTLRAADVGIAMGTWSSIKARESCDFIIWDGSFTDLMGMVDSGKCMYHNIQRFLQLVLITTTSSTLICFIETAASGDASITIVQLVWVNMAVSFLGGLALLTKKSIDKPVSLVPLRCDTSIITAQMVRNILVQITYQGICTLIIHLKGSRILVTSEYTKAVVFNMFISCQFFNQFNARELEKKNFFKGIHLHIEFWGSIAIFIVLNVFVVMIEESIGYGTRLNWKLWAICVGVGLMSWVVDCFGKCVLWFI, encoded by the exons ATGCAAGAGGGTGTAGATGCTAAGGACCTTGAAATGCAGCTGCTAACACCATCACCAGTAAGTTCGGATGGTGGTGGTAGTGCAAGACAAATATTACATCGAGCCATACTAGTTGTCACGTATGCTCAAATCTTTCTTGCAGGAACTAATTATCACGGCCGATCTCCATCTAAAAGCCTTGTGACTACAGATGATGAAAAT GCTACAATAGATCAAGAAAAGGGGGAGGCTGATTCAACTAGTGCAGCTCAACCTACCCCATTGCTTAAGGTTGTAAATAACACTCAGCATGGAAGGAAGCAAATAAGGACAATTACCGATGTCCTTCGTTCAACCCTGCTCTTCAAGGCACATGGAACAACAGAAGCTAGTGATGATGTTCATCATGAAAAATCTGGTGCAACTGAAAGT AAATCAGAAGTTGTTCAAGCAAGTAATGGGTTGGCATCTTTACCTGAGCACCACATAGATATCGAGCAATTGCAGAGTAGCAATAACAAAACCATCTTGGAGATTGTACGTAAGAAGAATTTGAATACCCTTCAAGAATTCGGAGGTTTAAGGGGAGTTGCAGTTGCACTAGGTACAGATTTGGAGAAAGGAATAATTGAAAATGATGTTATTGACAGTCGACTACAGACATCCTGTCTAAGTCCAGTTCCTACACACACGATCTTCCATTTTGTTTGGGCAGAGCTCTTGAATAAAACGGTCCTCCTTCTCGTATTCGTTGTAGCCTTGTCACTATTAGTTGGGATCTACGAAGAAGGTCCAGAGAATGGTTGGTATGACAGTGTGGTCGTGCTCATAGCAGTCGTTCTTTTAGTTTTCTTTGGTTCTATCCGCAAGTACTGGCAAGAAAGAAGAGCACACAAGAAGCTAAGATCTACTGAAGTGAGTATGCGAAGAGTCTGGGTGATACGAGGAGGTGAACGTAAACATATTTGTGAATCAAAGCTTGTTTACGGTGATGTTGTTTTACTGCACAACGGTTGTCAAGTACCAGGTGATGGCTTGTTTATATGTGGTCAAGCCTTAGAACTGGATTATGGGTCTGAATGTTGTCTAATTAATGAGCAGAACCCCTTTTTGTCATATGGTGAGAGAGTGATAAATGGGGAGGCTCAGATGGTTGTAACATCCACGTTTACAGACACCGAATGGAGTGAGATGATGAACAAAGTAACAGATTCAAAGACAAAGTCCAAATTAGAAAGCCACCTCAACAAGCTGAACACTTGCATGCACTATACAGGGCTCATTATTGGTATTATCATCTTTGTAGTTTTATTTTTCCGGTTTATTGCTGGAAAAATGGATGACGAGAATGGTTATAAACTAGAATCAATGGCAGAACCAACTAGGGTGGGAACTTTTGCAAATAAGTTCAAGAAGATCATTAAAGAGTCTAAGTATACAACAAGATCCCTGACAAAGTTGCTAAGTGTGTTGCTAGTTGGACTGACAGAAGGCGTGCCTTTTGTTGTTTCACTCGCAATTTATTACTGGAATGATAAGGCCCTATGTGGTAAAGCTACTGAACAAAATTCACAAGGTCTTGCAAAGATGGCATCAGTTACAACAATTTGCACTGATGTGTTTGGCGATTTTTCTGAGGATGAAATGGAAGTTGAAAAGCTCTTTGTTGCGGGACAATTTATCAGCGACTGTACTACATTGTCCCCCAATCTTGTTGAAACAATATGTGATGGTATCGGGTTAGCCAATGAAGAATCATGTCTCCATTGGGCTAAGCATAAGTTAATATTCAACAAAGAAAGGGTGATGAGTAGAATAGATGCAACAGAGGATATGGAGGTCTGTCATTTGAATGGATCAGTGAATGAAATTCTGAGCAAGTGCACATATTATTATAACTTTCAAGGGGAGAAAGTTCTCATGAGTGATGAAGATAAAGAATATTTTGACCGGGCTAATGAGATCATGCTGCGCAATCAATTAAAGACGACTGCTTTTGCTTGCAAGAATACACCAGATGCAGATAACTTGGTTGTAATAGCATTGTTAGGCCTGAGAAACAAAAACATGGAAGCCACAAAAGCAGATGTCAAGGCATTTATAGACTGTGAAATCAAAACTGTTATAATGTCAAGCAAAAAGGTTCCTGTTCTGGAAAACATTGCCCAACAATGTGGAGTTATAGACTCTGATTCGAATGATTTGGTGATTACAGGGGAAGAGTTCAGGAACTACACCAATGAGGAGAGAATTGATAAAGTGGATAAGATTTGTGTTCTGGGAGAGGCAACTCCATCTGATAAATTACTCTTTGTTGAGACTTTGAGGGAAAAAGGTGAAGTGGTGGCATTTCTTGGTCAGCGAACAGATGAAGCCCCGACACTAAGAGCAGCTGACGTAGGAATAGCTATGGGGACATGGAGCTCTATAAAGGCAAGAGAAAGTTGTGATTTTATCATATGGGATGGTAGTTTCACTGACTTGATGGGTATGGTCGATTCTGGAAAATGCATGTACCACAACATTCAAAGGTTTCTCCAGCTTGTTCTAATTACGACCACTAGCAGCACATTGATATGCTTCATTGAGACAGCAGCTTCAGGCGATGCTTCTATAACAATAGTACAGCTGGTATGGGTAAACATGGCCGTGTCTTTTCTTGGTGGTTTGGCGCTGCTAACAAAGAAATCAATAGATAAACCGGTAAGCTTGGTTCCACTTCGTTGTGACACGTCAATTATAACTGCACAAATGGTCAGAAACATACTAGTCCAGATTACGTATCAGGGTATCTGTACATTGATTATTCATCTCAAAGGATCTAGAATTTTGGTTACAAGCGAGTATACGAAAGCCGTAGTTTTTAACATGTTTATCTCCTGTCAGTTCTTCAATCAATTTAATGCTAGAGAGCTAGAAAAGAAGAACTTTTTCAAAGGCATTCATCTACATATAGAATTTTGGGGTTCTATTgctatttttatagttttaaatgtttttgttgTGATGATTGAAGAAAGCATTGGATATGGTACCAGATTGAACTGGAAGCTATGGGCAATCTGTGTTGGAGTTGGGTTGATGTCATGGGTGGTTGATTGTTTTGGGAAATGCGTCTTATGGTTTATCTAG
- the LOC122581713 gene encoding probable basic-leucine zipper transcription factor E produces MEGVGARLGRSSTRYGPATVFTGPVRKWKKKWIHVTPPNAVVSSTNNNNNNNQQTVGINNSSNGNNNNNNNNENGSHILLYKWAPISQSQTQSQSGNGHDVKDDDASDGEHVVEPPRRKIKYIPIALLEEQKKESSEEEHIDDSIETDLDSKVDHENGKPDMNDVPMEENQVSEETNVGRQDLNESTLDLNARDGDEDTEETKDEAQ; encoded by the exons ATGGAAGGAGTCGGAGCGCGGCTCGGGCGATCCTCAACTCGGTACGGACCAGCAACCGTATTCACAGGCCCAGttagaaaatggaaaaagaaGTGGATCCACGTCACCCCTCCAAACGCTGTCGTTTCATCAacaaataataacaacaataataatcaacaaACTGTTGGAATTAATAATTCATCAAATggaaataataacaataataataataatgaaaacgGATctcatattttgttatataaatggGCTCCTattagtcaaagtcaaactcaAAGTCAAAGTGGCAACGGTCATGATGTCAAGGATGATGACGCCAGCGATGGAGAACACGTTGTTGAGCCGCCTCGTCGTAAGATTAAGTATATTCCG ATAGCCTTACTCGAAGAACAAAAGAAAGAGTCATCTGAGGAGGAGCATATTGATGATTCCATTGAGACTGACCTGGACTCGAAGGTTGATCATGAGAACGGAAAACCAGACATGAATGATGTGCCAATGGAAGAAAACCAG GTTTCTGAAGAGACAAATGTAGGAAGGCAAGATCTTAATGAAAGCACATTGGATTTAAATGCTCGTGATGGAGATGAAGATACAGAAGAAACGAAAGATGAAGCACAATAA